The genomic region aaaataagactagtagcggcaagaaatttaacaacatctacgcccacaacaaattgtgttctactcgtgccaagagaactacgcataaacctggctcatgatgccactgttggggaacgttgcagaaaataaaaaaaattctacggtttcaccaagatctatctatgagttcatctagcaacgagtgatcagagtgtgataacccacaagtataggggatcgcaacagttttcgagggtagagtattcaacccaaatttgttgattcgacacaaggggagccaaataatattctcaagtattaacagctgatttttcaattcaaccacacctggaaacttagtatctgcagcaaagtgtttagtagcaaagtaatatgatagtggtgataacggtcacaaagtaaagacagcaaaagtaatgtttttggtatttttgtagtgattgtaacagtagcaacggaaatgtaaataagcgtaaaccaatatatggaaaactcgtaggcaccggatcaatgatggataattatgccggatgtggttcatcatgtaacagtcataacatagggtgacacagaactagctccagttcatcaatataatgtaggcatgtattccgtaaatagtcatacgtgcttatggaaaagaacttgcatgacatcttttgtcctaccctcccgtggcagcggggtcctattggaaactaagggatattaaggcctccttttaatagagaaccggaacaaagcattaacacatagtgaatacatgaactcctcaaactatggtcatcaccgggagtggtcccgattattgtcacttcggggttgccggatcataacacatagtaggtgactatagacttgcaagataggatctagaactcacatatattcatgaaaacataataggttcagatctgaaatcatggcactcgggccctagtgacaagcattaagcatagcaaagtcatagcaacatcaatctcagaacatagtggatactagggatcaaaccctaacaaaactaactcgattacatgataaatctcatccaagccatcaccgtcccgcaagcctacgatgcaattactcacgcacggcggtgagcatcatgaaattggtgatggaggatgcttgatgatgacgacggcgatgaatccccgtctctggagccccgaacggactccagatcagccctcccgagagagattagggcttggtggcggctctgtatcgtaaaacgcgatgaaacgttctctctgatttttttctcctcgaaagccaatatatggagttggagttggcgtcggagggccaccagggggcccacgaggtaggggggcgcgccccccaccctcgtggacagggtgtgggccccctggtcttcatctttggcgagtattttctattatttattctaagatatttcgtggagttttaggtcattccgagaacttttgttttctgcacataaaacaacaccatggcaattctgctgaaaacagcgtcagtccgggttagttccattcaaatcatacaagttagagtccaaaacaagggcaaaagtatttggaaaagtagatacgacggagacgtatcacctcccccaagcttaaacccttgcttgtcctcaagcaattcagttgacaaactgaaagagaaaaagaaaaacttttacaaactctgtttgctcttgtttttgtaaacatgaaaagccagcattcaaatttcagcaattattatgaactaaccatactcacaataacacgtaggtctcacaattactcatatcaatagcataatcagctagcgagccataataataaaactcggatgacaacactttctcaaaataatcataacatgatataacaaaatggtatctcgctagccctttctgagaccgcaaagcataaatgcagagcacctttaaagatcaaggactgtctaaacattgtaattcatggtaaaagagatccagtcaagtcatgcccaatataaaccaatcataatgaatgcaaaggacagtgtgctctctagcgggtgctttttaataagaagggtgatgactcaacataaaagtaaatagataggcccttcgtagagggaagaagggatttgtagaggtgccagagctcgatttttgaaatagagataaataatattttgagcgtcatactttcactgtcaacgcaacaactatgagatggttgtatcttccatactacatgcattataggcagttcccaaacagaatggtaaaggtttatactccccctcctccacaagcatcaatccatggctttctcaaaacaacgagtgcctccaacattcaacgggtcccagggagagttttgtttaattattttgatttgctttgatctttttggatcatgggactgggcatcccggttaccggccctttctcgtgaatgaggagcgtagtccactcctcttgagaataacccacctagcatggaagatataggcagccatagttgcacatgagctgctcgagcatacaaaacagaatttcatttgaaggtttggagtttggcacatacaaatttacttggaacggcaggtagataccgcatataggaaggtatagtggactcatatggaacaactttggggtttaaggagtttggatgcacaagcagtattcctgcttagtacaggtgaaggctaccaaaagactgggaagcgactaactgagagagcgacaatagccgtaaacatgcattaaaattaattcacaccaaatataagcatgagtaggatataatccaccatgaacataaatatcatgaaggctatgttgatttgattcaactacatgcgtgaacatgtgccaagtcgagtcactcaattcatttaaaggaggataccatcctatcataccacatcataatcatctcaatagcatgttggcacgcaaggttaaccattataaatcattgctaatcaagcatggcacaagcaactataatctctaaatgtcattgcaaatacgtttacttcataatagctgaataaggaacgatgaatcatcatatttacaaaaacaagagaggtcgagttcataccagcttttctcatcccaatgagtccatcatatatcatcattattgcctttcacttgcacgaccgaacggtgtgtataataataagagtgcacgtgcattggactaagctggaatctgcaagcattcaactcaagagagaagacaagtaatatgggctctaagttagataaacaatcttgcatataagagccacttagcattttcaatatagtcttctcgacccccaaagaaaggaaaagaaaaataaaaactatttacacgggaaagctcccaacaagcaaaagaaggacgggaaatatttttgggttttgtttttaattctactacaagcatggaaagtagactaacactaattttttttgtttttcttaaggtttattaaacacacaagaagaaagcaggaaaaaggaaaataaactagaatggatattacagtgaaagagtatgagcaccgacatctagcaatgagtgtgtgtgaacatgaatgtaatgtcggtgggaaatacgtacttccccaagcttaggattttggcctaagttggtctattgccagggataacctggctgatatccgtaggtgaagctggggtcgtactgcgatgaagaatagttgggatcataatgtgatgaagaggactctgactgccactggttggcaaccGCCTCAGGATCCCAAGCATAAACAGACATTCGTGGAGACTCCGGTTCCGAGGCTGGTgtaggattccgataggcttgaacagccgccCACGGAACAATGTAAGTAtgtgcagacaagttaaacaaagagggagcaggcaaagtaatagtctcagggtgatgtttatcaaagtacaatttatatttaagcgccccttcgtgattcttaacaagaaaatcatgtgttacgatactcttataatctaaataagcatggggcagcgctgtttcttctttctcctcatgcctaataggtttttcaaaatgttcagctaggcgtgaagcataaatacctccaaagatggggcccttagtacggttcatactcaaccgtctagcaacaattccacccatactaacagagttattgcggtataaaccatggagcaaaataataatattaggaatactaaggttcccacagttcccgcgaccaatcaagcaacgactagcaaataaggcaaagtagcgtaaaacagggaaatgtatactagtaattcttgcatcagaaaccttcctggtttctcccacagtgatagtgtcaatataagcttccacttcattacggtgtggttcatctaaagaaccctcgaaaggtattttgcaaacctcgcaaaatgcAGCTAATGTCATCTCCCTAGCAACATCATATaaagcaactactcatacaagtgcctagagcacatatcaagcattagaactacttggaaccatatatatttgacatgcaagctcaagaacatggtcacctatgcagcacaaatttgcaatgaataaagcactagaaaaaaaactaattggacaaatggaggagtcacataccaaggaacaatctccccaagcagttttgcgagaggtgctttgagcaaggagatcgaaaatcgcagcaaaagttgctggaacacgagcttgagttggtttttcgggtttgtgcgagacagaggaagaagatgggtgcatgaataagtggaggaggtccaccatgggcccacgaggcaggggggcgcgccctccaccctcgtgaccaggtggcagctccccccgcggtaatttttgcactaaaaatccttaaatattctcgaaaaaatcatattaaattggcatggcattctgaggacttttattttcgggatatttttatattgcacggataagtcaggaaacagacagaaaaatactattttactttatttctactaaagaacagaaaatataaagagggtacagaaggttgtgcttctagtttcatccatctcatgctcatcaaaaagaatccactaacaaggttgatcaagtcttattaacaaactcattccgataatcatggaaccggagaaatttcgaataacactatgttacctcaatggggatatggacatccccaacaataagtatatcatatttctttttgacagtaggaagaggaaattcaaaacctccaaatataatcaatggaatttttccaatagagttgatactataaacttgaggttgtttcctcggaaagtgcatcgtatgctcattaccattaacatgaaaagtgacattgcctttgttgcaatcaataacagcccctgcagtattaaggaaaggtcttccaagaataatagacatactatcatcctcgggaatatcaagaataacaaagtccgttaaaatagtaatgtttgcaaccacaacaggcacatcctcataaataccgacagttatagcagttgatttatcagccatttgcaaagatatttcagtaggtgtcaacttattcaagtcaagtctacgatataaagagagaggcataacactaacaccggctccaagatcacataaagcagttttaacataatttcttttaatggagcatggtatagtaggtactcctggatctccaagtttctttggtattccacccttaaaagtgtaattagcaagcatggtggaaatttcagcctccggtatctttcttttattagtaatgatatccttcatatacttagcataaggatttttttgagcacatcagtcaatcgcatacgcaaaaagataggtctaatcatttcagcaaagcgctcaaaatcctcatcatcctatttcttggatggtttcagaggaaaaggcatgggtttctcaacccatggttctctttctttaccatgtttcctagaaacgaagtctcttttatcataacgttgatactttgattgtgggttatcaagatcaacagcaggttcaacttctacatcattatcattactaggttgagcatcatcatgaacatcatcattaacattttcactaggttcatgttcattaccagattgtgtttcagcatcagacatagagatatcgtttggattatcaggtggttcagcaataggttcactagaagttgcacagttctatcatttttctttttcttccttttagaagaactaggtgcatcaatattatttctttgagaatcttgctcgattctcttagggtggccttcaggatacaaaggttcctgagtcattctaccagttctagtagccactctaacagcataatcatttttcttactattcatttcatcaagcatttctttctgagcgttaagtacttgttctacttgagtggtaaccatagaagcatgtttgctaacaagtttaagttcacctctaatattatccatataatcactcaagcatttaatcataaaggtattctgctttaattgtctaccaaaataagcattaaagtcatcttgcttaaacataaagtcattaaactcatccaagcactgactagcaattttagtaggtgggacttcaactttatcatatctatagagagaatttacctttactacctgtgtcgggatatcgggaggttcttcagtaaataagtaattgagatcatatacttcttcaacaggcggtaaattaagaccatgtatttcttcaataggaggtaaattcttaacatcttcagctttaatacctttttcgttcatagatttctttgcctcttgcatatcttcgggactgagaaatagaacacctctcttcttcggagttggtttaggaataggctcaggagctggctcaggagttggctcgggaggtggctcaggaggtgcccaattattttcatttgccaacatattattcaataaaatttcagcgtcatccggtgttctttccctgaaaagagaaccagcacaactatccaggtaatctctggaagcatcagttagtccattataaaagatatcaaatattttaggtttcttaagaggatgatcaggcaaagcattaagtactttgagaagcctcccccaagctcgtgggagactctcttcttcaatttgcacaaaattgtatatttccctcaaagcagcttgtttcttatgagcagggaaatatttagcagagaagtaataaatcatatcctggggactttgcacacaggcaggatcaagagaattaaaccatttcttagcatcaccctttaatgagaacggaaatattttgagtatataaaagtggcgcgatctcagattattagtaaacagggcagctatttcatctaacttacgaagatgtgccacaacagtttcagattcatagccataaaaaggatcagattcaaccaaagtaattatatctggattaacagtaatatcataataatcctgatcaggaacacagataggtgaagtagcaaaagcagggtcgggtctcatcctacctctaaaagattccttactccacttaattagtaacctcttacgttcaggtttatccggacaagcaagaatagcttcataagattcattattaaaaagataaccctcaggaataacaggcataagttcatcatcactaacatcatcgtgttcaggttcactaatttctctttctctagacttagaaatttgctcatctagaaattcaccaagtggcacagtagtatcaagcatagaagtagtctcatcataagtatcatgcatagcagaagtggcatcatcaataacatgcgacatatcagaattcatagcagtagtaggtttaggcgtcgctagcttactcataacagaaggtgaatcaagtacagagctatatggcagttccttacctccccttgtagttgagggataaatttttgtcttagcgtctttcaagttcttcatagtgtccagcagatataaatcccaagtgactcaaagaatagagctatgttccccggcaacggtgccagaaaaaggtcttgataacccacaagtataggggatcacaacagttttcgagggtagagtattcaacccaaatttgttgattcgacatgaggggagccaaagaatattctcaagtattaacagctgagttgtcaattcaaccacacctggaaacttagtatctgcagcaaagtgtttagtagcaaagtaatatgattgtggtgataacggtaacaaagtaaagacagcaaaagtaatgtttttggtatttttgtagtgattgtaacagtagcagcggaaaagtaaataagcgtaaaccagtatatggaaaactcgtaggcaccagatcaatgatggataattatgccggatgtggttcatcatgtaacagtcataacatagggtgacacagaactagctccagttcatcaatataatgtaggcatgtattccgtaaatagtcatacatgcttatggaaaagaacttgcatgacatcttttgtcctaccctcccgtggcagcagggtcctattggaaactaagggatattaaggcctccttttaatagagaaccggaacaaagcattaacacatagtgaatacatgaactcctcaaactatggtcatcaccgggagtggtcccgattattgtcacttcggggttgccggatcataacacatagtaggtgactatagacttgcaagataggatctagaactcacatatattcatgaaaacataataggttcagatctgaaatcatggcactcgggccctagtgacaagcattaagcatagcaaagtcatagcaacatcaatctcagaacatagtggatactagggatcaaaccctaacaaaactaactcgattacatgataaatctcatccaacccatcaccgtctagcaagcctacgatgcaattactcacgcacagcggtgagcatcatgaaattggtgatggaggatggttgatgatgacgacggcgacgaatccccctctccagagccccgaacggactccagatgagccctcccgagagagattagggcttggcggcggctccgtatcgtaaaacacgatgaaactttctctctaatttttttctcctcgaaagccaatatatggatttggagttggcgtcggagggccaccagggggcccacgaggtagggggcgcgcccaggggggaggggcgcgcccagggggaggggcgcgcccagggggaggggcgcgcccagggggaggggcgcgccccccaccctcgtggatagggtgtgggccccctggtcttcatctttggcgaggattttttattatttattctaagatattccgtggagtttcaggtcattctgagaacttttgttttctgcacataaaacaacaccatggcaattctgctgaaaacagcgtcagtccgggttagttccattcaaatcatacaagttagagtcgaaaaccagggcgaaagtgtttggaaaagtagatatgatggagatgtattagagtgcatctacatacctttgtagatcgtgagcggaagcattcaagagaacggggttgagggagtcatactcgtcgtgatccaaatcaccgaagatcctagcgccgaacggacggcacctccgtgttcgacacacgtacggagcggatgacgtctcccacgccttgatccagcaaggaggagggagaggttgaggaagatggctccagcagcagcacgacggcgtggtggtgatggagaggtagtactccggcagggcttcgccaagctctgcggaggaggaggaggtgttggagtgggagagggaggcgccaggggcatgcATGCGGCTGCCCTCCatccccccctctatatatagggtccccaaggggggcgccgtccctaggagatgggatctcctagggggggcggcggccaagggggtgtagtgccccccaaggcaagtggaggcgcccccttccctagggttcccaaccctaggcgcagcggGGGGCCCAAGGGgtagcatgctcaagaggtagcaccgctcTGGCTGCCTCTTTGCGAGCAAtgcaaagccgcggcgaggtgttTCGGCGCTGGGCCGGCAAAAGGCAAAGCAGAGGCATCGACTGAAGGGCTATTGCTTGCTCGACGCCGACTACTTCaccgacgctccactgcacggGGAGTAAGTATTTCGGCGCCGTTTATCGGATGAGCTGAAAGCTCTTCCTCGGGATTGTGAATTCCACCCGAGAGTTCgtcaactacttcaagtgcaagaaggattgcaccggcacacttggattcacctcactccagaagtgcacgacagctacgaggatgcttgcatacgaagCTCCCCGTGATATAATGGAAGACTATGgatgcatggccgagtccaccaccattgagtgtttgtaCAAGTTCTGCAAAATAGTGGTCGCAATGTTTGGACCAtaatacttgcgatcacccaatgctgaagacactgctcggatcctagtaTAGAATGCAACAAGATGATTTCCTGGGATTCTTGGAAGCATCAACTGTATGCATTGGGCATGgaaaaactgtccatttgcttggcaggggatgtacagaGGTTCCAAAGGAGCTTGCAGTTTGGTACTTGAGGTGGTGGCCaaacaggacctctggatttggcaatCCTTCTtcggtatgccaggaactcacaatgacatcaacgtactgcagtgctcgaatgtttttgccaagcttgttgaaggtcatgctCCTCCAGTGAACTTCAAAGTCAATGGGCgccactacaacaagggatactacctagcagatggcatctatccgagatggtccacatttgtgaagactatctcaaaccctatgccaggaggcaagaactcctactttgccaagtgtcaggaggcttgcaggaagaaTATCGAGCGGGcgtttggtgtgctccaatctcgatttgttgTTGTCTGGTACCCCTCTCTGACCTGGTTGAAAGATCAAATGTGGAAAGTCATGACTTGCCGTGTCAccttgcacaacatgatcaatgAGAGCGAtaaggaagagccagtgtttgacactgaaccatattacatgCTGGGTCCTCTTGccaaagttgatcaccagctactggCAACCTGGTCTGCCTtactcaatatgcgtcaggagatgcGAGACCCACATGTGCATCAAgaactgcaatatgatttggtggAGCACCTATAGAGGCTCAAGGGCAACACCTAGCTCGacatgtgatgaaatatgagtttttttgtgttcaaattaTGAGTTtgatttgttgaactatttgatttgtattgatttctgtgatgaactatgtgataaaaattaATTTTTCTTCAATTTGTTCCAAACCACACCGAACATGGGCCAAAATTGGGCCGATTTCCGCCGAAAGTGGGCCAAAATCGGCGGCTGAGGGGGGCGAGCTTGGGGGTCAGCTGGAAACCCGAGCCCCCTACGGCGATTTTTCCATCGGTTGGCCCCCAGCCAGCGCTATTTCAAGCCCCGGGGGGGAgaacggctagagatgctctaagaagtCATCGATCTCGATCGCCGGTGCATGAAACGAAAACAAAGAATTGATTTTGATTATCGATCAAACTCGCTCACCGCCACAGTAACGTACACACGTACGCATATGCATATCTACGTACAGTATATGCGTGATGAGCTCAGACTTTGTAGCcaccagcagcggcggcggcgatgggactgGCGGGGGCGGGGACGACCATGGAGACGATGGTGTCGCTCAGGAATGACTCAATGAGCGTGCGCTTGTCCTGGGGATTCCTGGGAAGAAAAATGGCGTAGCTCTTCTTGACTGTGGACTCGAGGGCAGGGACAAACTTGTAGGCCTCGTATGCATCACCAGTGGTCTCCTTGATGGCCTTGCTGAAGGCAGAGTCGAAGACGGTGGACCTGTCCTTTATCGGGGCAGCGTCGGCAGTGGTGGCTGCAGTGCTGAAGGCGGCGTCGATCTGGTCGATGGCCTTGAGCTCGCCGGTAGGGATCGGCCCCATGACTTCCTCACCGGAGTGGACCTTCAGGATGCCGACGATGATGCAGAGCGACTTGTCGAACATGGCCACGAAGGATTCATACTTGGCCTCCGGGGTAGCACCCTAGGCTTTGTGTGAGGCCCACGCCAGAGTGAAGCCGACCCTGGAGTTGAAAATGGCTTTGGTGCTGGACGTGTCGGTGACACCCTCAAGAGACCAGCTGCCGAAGATCTGCACGAAGGTGTTCAGGAATATCTTGCCCTTGTCCATTGGAGGTGCTGCGGCTGCGGCCGCGACGGTCGCCTTGAAGGCGTTGTTGGCCTTCTTAGCTAGCTTCTACTCCTCAGTCGTGGCCTTGGGCTGTGGCCCGGCTGGGGCGTAGCCAGCTTCGGCAGCATACGAGACGGCTGGCCCTGCCACGAGGGCGACGGCCACCAAGAGCGCCACCGTACACTGCTGCACCGCCATTGCTGCTTCTCTTGTCTTGTGTTGGTTGGTTTGCACACTACATAGGAGGAGAGATTGTGGTGCAGTGTGAGGATGAAGGAGCTTAATTAGCTCTATATATACATCGACCCGCACGTTGAGAGGCCCGGAGAGATTACCGCGCCCAAATTAGCaatcccctcctctcctctcctttttTTTAGCCAAACTCATTATCCCCATGAGCTCTTCATGCCACAAACCAATAATAATAGCATCGATTAGATCCCTAACTACTGTTTAACCTCGTGGGGTGGGTAATAATAAAAGTAATAAAAAATCAACAACGTGCGAAGATGTGATTGGACATAAGGGAAGTGAGGGGCCCACCCCTTAAAAATCAGGGGGCATAGTTACTTAGTTAGGATGTTTATGTATTCTCTTCGTAGGAGCCCGTGAATGTAGCATTTTCGGGGTAATAACCTTCCAGTCCGAACTGTATGGGATCCTCTCCCCTGTACCAATCCTCCAAATATATCCACGCTTGAAGGATGAAAAAGAAAACATGATGTTGTGGCCACGTGAATGATGAGCCTTTCTTAAGGGTAGATTGTAAGAGATCATAGTTAGGGAAGTACTTGTCTTTTAAAATTCTTGCGTGGAACAAATCAGGGTTAGGTATGAATCTCGATCATTGCTTGGCAAGGATCGCAAGGCTAAAACAATATATAAATCTCTAAAGTCCTTACCCCCTTCACTTTTAGGAAAGAGAATTGTCCACCATG from Triticum aestivum cultivar Chinese Spring chromosome 4A, IWGSC CS RefSeq v2.1, whole genome shotgun sequence harbors:
- the LOC123082427 gene encoding major pollen allergen Lol p 5a-like; protein product: MFDKSLCIIVGILKVHSGEEVMGPIPTGELKAIDQIDAAFSTAATTADAAPIKDRSTVFDSAFSKAIKETTGDAYEAYKFVPALESTVKKSYAIFLPRNPQDKRTLIESFLSDTIVSMVVPAPASPIAAAAAGGYKV